Proteins encoded by one window of Blautia argi:
- a CDS encoding polysaccharide pyruvyl transferase family protein, producing the protein MKTFNSSKEKWGQKNVVDNVGIEDFVKLIKDCKYLFSDSHHGICFGLIYHKNFICIANKSRGYTRFESLFNLLKIRNHMVDNAREIIGNDILLENIDYKSVDTILEEEKKSSLEWLTTVLNKEKKENESKNTLLVKTLNKLHRLERENKKLKEI; encoded by the coding sequence ATGAAAACCTTTAATTCTAGTAAAGAAAAGTGGGGACAGAAAAATGTTGTAGACAATGTAGGAATTGAAGATTTTGTTAAGCTAATAAAAGACTGTAAGTATTTATTTTCAGATTCTCATCATGGTATTTGTTTTGGTCTTATATACCATAAAAATTTTATTTGTATTGCAAATAAATCAAGAGGATATACAAGATTTGAGTCATTGTTCAATTTGTTGAAGATAAGAAATCATATGGTAGATAATGCACGGGAAATTATTGGTAATGATATTCTGTTAGAGAATATTGATTACAAAAGTGTGGATACCATTCTGGAAGAAGAGAAAAAGAGTTCTCTGGAATGGCTTACAACAGTATTAAATAAAGAAAAGAAAGAAAATGAATCTAAGAATACTTTATTAGTAAAAACATTAAATAAACTTCATAGATTAGAAAGAGAAAATAAGAAGTTGAAAGAAATTTAA
- a CDS encoding Coenzyme F420 hydrogenase/dehydrogenase, beta subunit C-terminal domain: MKDTIERLNKELCTGCGACYNKCPVNAIDMVFDSEGFIYPKVNQELCINCKQCQKVCPELNVEKAEIMKHQEGACYAMMAENEIRQVSSSGGMFTLMANVILEENGIVCGAAYTEDYMEVKHIIINKKEDLPKLRGSKYVQSSTENVYKKIDEVLKQGQKVLFVGCPCQVAGLYFFLGGDRNGLYTADLVCHGANSVTAYQSFVQETADGKEIKEVNFRDKTVYGWSTPTTIYFKDGTVFNAAWNQSKWNDGFLGGIINRKCCKQCRYANRNRVGDITLGDFWQIHRWDKTCNDWKGTSLVLVKYGKG, translated from the coding sequence ATGAAAGATACTATCGAGAGATTAAATAAAGAGTTATGTACAGGTTGTGGTGCATGTTATAATAAATGCCCTGTAAATGCTATTGATATGGTATTCGATTCCGAGGGATTTATATATCCTAAAGTTAATCAAGAACTATGTATAAATTGTAAACAGTGTCAAAAAGTTTGTCCAGAACTTAACGTGGAAAAAGCAGAGATTATGAAGCACCAAGAGGGAGCTTGCTATGCTATGATGGCAGAAAACGAGATAAGGCAAGTGAGTTCGTCTGGCGGTATGTTTACCTTGATGGCAAATGTTATTTTAGAGGAAAATGGTATTGTATGTGGGGCAGCATATACAGAAGATTATATGGAAGTGAAACATATTATAATTAACAAAAAAGAAGACTTGCCTAAATTAAGGGGATCTAAATATGTTCAAAGTAGCACAGAGAATGTATATAAGAAAATAGATGAAGTATTAAAACAAGGACAAAAAGTTTTATTTGTTGGATGTCCATGTCAGGTAGCAGGTTTGTATTTCTTTTTAGGAGGAGATAGAAATGGGCTATATACAGCAGATTTGGTGTGCCATGGAGCAAATTCAGTAACGGCATATCAATCTTTTGTGCAGGAAACAGCAGATGGAAAAGAAATCAAAGAAGTAAATTTTAGAGATAAAACGGTTTATGGTTGGTCAACACCTACTACAATTTATTTTAAAGATGGAACAGTTTTTAATGCTGCATGGAATCAGTCAAAATGGAATGACGGATTTTTAGGAGGGATTATTAATAGAAAATGTTGTAAACAATGTCGATATGCAAACCGCAATCGTGTGGGGGATATTACATTGGGAGATTTTTGGCAGATACATCGTTGGGATAAAACTTGTAATGACTGGAAAGGAACATCTTTGGTCCTTGTTAAATACGGAAAAGGGTAA
- the glf gene encoding UDP-galactopyranose mutase, which produces MKYDYLIVGAGLFGAVFAHEAKKKGKTCLVIDKRDHIAGNIYCEEIEGINVHKYGAHIFHTSNKEVWNYINQFAEFNNYINSPVAVYKDELYNLPFNMNTFSKMWNIRTPQEAKAKIAQQVAETGITEPKNLEEQGLSLVGKDVFEKLVKGYTEKQWGRDCKDLPAFIIKRLPVRFTYDNNYFNDRFQGIPMGGYTRIVEKMLEGVDVKTSTDYFEFIKENSDVAEKTVFTGMIDEYFGYRLGALEYRSVRFETEVLDTDNYQGNAVVNYTEREVPYTRIIEHKHFEFGKQEKTVISREYSSEWKVGMEPYYPVNNEQNNKLFEEYRKLAVQEKNVIFGGRLGNYKYYDMDKVIEAALETAKKELV; this is translated from the coding sequence ATGAAATACGATTATTTAATAGTAGGAGCCGGTCTTTTCGGCGCTGTTTTTGCTCACGAAGCAAAGAAAAAAGGAAAAACGTGTCTGGTTATTGATAAGCGTGACCATATTGCAGGTAATATTTACTGCGAGGAAATCGAAGGAATCAATGTACACAAGTACGGAGCGCACATTTTCCACACCTCTAATAAGGAAGTCTGGAACTATATCAATCAGTTTGCAGAGTTTAATAATTATATCAACTCTCCGGTTGCAGTATACAAGGACGAGCTTTACAACCTGCCTTTTAACATGAATACTTTCAGTAAAATGTGGAATATCCGTACTCCACAGGAGGCAAAAGCTAAAATTGCCCAGCAGGTAGCAGAAACGGGTATTACAGAGCCAAAGAACCTGGAAGAACAGGGATTATCTTTGGTTGGAAAAGATGTTTTTGAAAAGCTGGTAAAAGGCTACACAGAGAAACAGTGGGGCAGGGATTGCAAAGACCTTCCGGCCTTTATTATCAAACGTCTTCCGGTGCGTTTTACCTATGATAATAATTATTTTAATGACCGTTTCCAGGGTATTCCTATGGGCGGTTATACCAGGATTGTAGAAAAGATGCTGGAAGGTGTGGACGTAAAGACAAGTACAGATTATTTCGAATTTATCAAGGAAAATTCAGATGTGGCAGAGAAGACAGTCTTTACGGGTATGATTGATGAGTATTTCGGCTACAGATTGGGGGCTTTGGAATACCGTTCCGTGCGTTTTGAAACAGAAGTGCTGGATACAGACAATTACCAGGGAAATGCGGTAGTAAATTATACGGAGAGAGAAGTGCCGTATACCCGAATTATTGAACACAAGCATTTTGAATTTGGCAAACAGGAAAAAACAGTGATTTCCAGAGAATATTCTTCTGAATGGAAGGTAGGCATGGAGCCTTATTATCCGGTAAACAATGAACAGAATAACAAACTTTTTGAAGAATACAGGAAACTGGCGGTTCAAGAAAAAAATGTTATCTTTGGCGGACGTCTTGGAAACTATAAATATTATGATATGGATAAGGTGATCGAGGCTGCATTGGAAACTGCAAAAAAAGAACTGGTATAA
- a CDS encoding DUF6270 domain-containing protein yields the protein MKKECFDTVLNQDAIRQLKNSKAKILLIDLAEERLGRCKIKSENNEMFLPIWSKVDRIFENISKNPKLHIDKNISPLDIEEKEIRRKFQQFAEDITWSENNPKGYRQEDIYVIEAMYAEKVLSNNGKARDYVGNYQVQKYNQWFRKLYTILYEYLPNCKKIKLPPLTYASENHIWGGAPLYYTDDIYVYIANVIDSLTGATMINTPENLFKEQKLKNRLKTRVLNSEKLYCIDKMQQKIRELEANINKIVYENQSK from the coding sequence ATGAAAAAAGAATGTTTTGACACAGTTCTGAATCAAGATGCGATAAGACAACTTAAAAACAGTAAAGCTAAAATTTTACTTATAGACTTGGCGGAAGAACGTCTTGGAAGATGTAAAATAAAATCTGAAAATAATGAAATGTTTTTGCCTATATGGTCTAAAGTTGATAGAATTTTTGAAAATATTAGTAAAAATCCTAAATTACATATTGATAAAAATATTTCTCCACTTGATATAGAAGAAAAAGAAATTAGAAGAAAATTCCAACAATTTGCTGAAGATATAACTTGGTCAGAAAATAATCCTAAAGGATATCGACAAGAAGATATATATGTAATAGAGGCAATGTATGCAGAAAAAGTATTATCAAATAACGGAAAAGCGCGGGATTATGTAGGTAATTATCAAGTACAGAAATACAATCAATGGTTTCGAAAATTATATACTATTTTATATGAATATTTACCAAATTGTAAGAAAATTAAATTACCACCGCTTACATACGCTTCAGAAAATCATATATGGGGCGGCGCACCACTTTATTATACTGATGATATATACGTATATATCGCGAATGTGATAGATTCTCTTACAGGAGCAACAATGATAAATACACCAGAGAATTTATTTAAAGAACAAAAGTTGAAAAACAGGTTAAAAACAAGAGTGTTAAATAGTGAGAAACTTTATTGCATTGATAAAATGCAACAAAAAATAAGAGAGTTAGAAGCAAATATAAATAAAATAGTTTACGAAAATCAAAGCAAATAA
- a CDS encoding polysaccharide pyruvyl transferase family protein → MTGKEHLWSLLNTEKGKEIFEKVRPQMKLCKEAPLDFAVKYNGQLVRPNKAHPGRKFFFNHLEKDGYHKSLWYGQKWRYDVGLVGWWFAANYGSVLTYFALGKILDDMNLLAIMLRIPKLDGGQWEPVTENNIKFMEKHFPVSKERSIDEMQECNRFCDSFMVGSDQLWVQSYVGLVGYTFFLDFVDENKKKLAYATSLGYAEYKGTDEEKAIASAYLQQFDDISVRESSGEEICHKSFGVEAVRRLDPVFLCDIKHYDELASQAKVETEGEYMLCYILDPTPEKKEAVKYLEEKLGTKGKSSFRYENL, encoded by the coding sequence ATGACTGGAAAGGAACATCTTTGGTCCTTGTTAAATACGGAAAAGGGTAAAGAAATTTTCGAAAAGGTAAGACCACAGATGAAATTATGCAAAGAAGCACCCTTGGATTTTGCAGTAAAATACAATGGACAATTAGTTAGACCTAATAAAGCACATCCAGGACGTAAGTTTTTCTTTAATCATTTAGAAAAAGATGGTTACCATAAATCTTTGTGGTATGGACAAAAATGGAGATATGATGTAGGACTTGTTGGTTGGTGGTTTGCAGCTAATTATGGAAGTGTGTTAACATATTTTGCATTAGGAAAGATTCTAGATGATATGAATTTGTTAGCAATTATGCTCAGGATTCCTAAACTTGACGGAGGACAATGGGAACCGGTGACAGAAAATAATATAAAATTTATGGAAAAACATTTTCCTGTATCAAAAGAGAGGTCAATAGATGAAATGCAAGAATGTAATCGCTTTTGTGATTCATTTATGGTGGGTTCAGATCAATTATGGGTACAGAGTTATGTCGGATTGGTTGGATACACATTTTTCCTTGATTTTGTTGATGAGAACAAAAAAAAGCTCGCATATGCAACCTCACTTGGATATGCAGAGTATAAAGGTACAGATGAGGAAAAAGCAATTGCAAGTGCATATTTGCAGCAATTTGATGACATTTCAGTGCGGGAATCTTCAGGAGAAGAAATTTGTCATAAGAGCTTCGGGGTAGAGGCAGTTAGGCGATTGGATCCAGTTTTTCTTTGCGATATAAAACATTATGACGAGTTAGCAAGTCAGGCAAAGGTAGAAACAGAAGGAGAGTATATGCTTTGTTATATTCTAGATCCAACTCCGGAGAAGAAGGAAGCAGTGAAATATCTAGAAGAAAAGTTGGGGACTAAAGGCAAAAGTAGTTTTAGATATGAAAACCTTTAA
- a CDS encoding FeoA family protein translates to MQPLIFLQNGEQGIIRRVGGAADTRRFLANLGFVEQAPVCVISKLNGNMIVNIRDSRVAINEDMAKRILV, encoded by the coding sequence ATGCAGCCATTAATTTTCTTACAAAACGGAGAGCAGGGAATTATAAGACGAGTCGGGGGCGCTGCAGATACCAGGCGATTTCTGGCAAATTTGGGATTTGTGGAGCAGGCCCCTGTCTGTGTGATTTCCAAATTGAATGGAAATATGATTGTAAATATCAGAGATTCCAGGGTAGCTATTAATGAGGATATGGCAAAGCGCATTCTGGTATAG
- a CDS encoding DUF4422 domain-containing protein, which yields MKMKNVKLLICYHKPATLFKDEIFTPIHVGRANARKKAAPGDKNYQWMLDNMIGDDTGENISDRNGCYNEMTSLYWAWKNYDKLGNPDYIGLMHYRRHFVFREDEKIVYNIENFDEESYLREINYSPEKVYNMLEGCDFITHIGKVINVYNHYIENHRQEDLDLAVDIMLEKYPEYKEITKEYFAGDYSNFCNMFIMNKKLFFQYCEWIFDILEEFEKRVDVSEKRFFISERLTGIFIAKLMADKSLKYKVLPISFIEDPVKIPIAMPVSREKLFQVGTTMTSILEAAKGYNQFQFYLLNDGHLEAHERQKFDEFEKKYSYCKIEFIDTDVKEEFYPLYVSEALSGINKCIYMSGNIVALQDLGEFYRICSTDDYYAVGTSLKDYDVKAQKKELSSYILVLNCGRLRQHKMWEKSENDINAGKHGMEIFNRFCENQIGYIPWYFVTRDRERDAKNSILHAAQTRGDIQLQATWRALLVYDEIEPWIDSQGVYSIFWWDNAMKVPPVFGFMAPNSRAIKVLYTKQQKEINEWGQANWQPSHEVEQVQQPVPEYHPVPEENINAGNEEWRNYSLLGKLRFFYQHNGLKKTITYSCGKVIKGITGKGSK from the coding sequence ATGAAAATGAAAAATGTCAAATTGCTAATATGCTATCATAAGCCAGCAACATTATTTAAAGATGAAATTTTCACACCGATTCATGTTGGTCGTGCTAATGCAAGAAAAAAGGCAGCACCAGGAGATAAAAACTACCAATGGATGTTAGACAATATGATAGGGGATGATACTGGGGAAAATATTTCAGATCGAAATGGCTGTTACAATGAAATGACCAGTTTATATTGGGCGTGGAAGAATTATGATAAATTAGGAAATCCGGATTATATTGGGCTTATGCACTATAGACGTCATTTTGTCTTTAGAGAAGATGAAAAAATAGTATATAACATTGAAAACTTTGATGAAGAAAGCTATTTAAGGGAAATTAATTATTCACCGGAAAAAGTCTACAATATGTTAGAGGGCTGCGATTTTATTACGCATATAGGAAAAGTCATTAATGTATATAATCATTATATTGAAAATCACAGACAGGAAGACTTAGATTTAGCAGTTGACATTATGCTGGAAAAATATCCGGAATATAAGGAAATAACAAAAGAATATTTTGCAGGAGATTACAGTAACTTTTGCAATATGTTTATTATGAATAAAAAGTTATTTTTCCAATATTGTGAATGGATTTTTGACATTCTGGAAGAATTTGAAAAACGTGTAGATGTTAGTGAAAAAAGATTCTTTATTTCGGAACGTTTAACCGGTATTTTTATAGCAAAATTGATGGCAGATAAAAGTTTAAAATATAAGGTGCTTCCTATCTCCTTTATTGAAGATCCGGTAAAGATACCAATTGCAATGCCTGTAAGCAGAGAGAAACTGTTCCAGGTAGGAACAACAATGACATCTATTTTAGAAGCTGCAAAAGGATATAACCAGTTTCAGTTTTATCTGTTAAATGATGGCCATTTGGAAGCACATGAAAGACAAAAATTTGACGAATTTGAGAAAAAATATTCTTATTGTAAAATAGAATTTATTGATACGGATGTGAAGGAAGAATTTTATCCGCTTTATGTATCTGAGGCATTATCAGGTATCAATAAATGCATATACATGTCTGGGAATATTGTTGCACTTCAGGATTTAGGGGAATTCTATCGAATCTGTAGTACTGATGATTACTATGCAGTAGGGACATCATTAAAAGATTATGATGTAAAGGCTCAGAAGAAAGAACTTTCTTCCTATATTCTTGTCCTGAATTGCGGAAGGCTCAGACAGCATAAGATGTGGGAGAAATCCGAAAATGATATAAATGCCGGTAAACATGGAATGGAAATTTTTAACCGGTTTTGTGAAAATCAGATAGGATATATTCCATGGTATTTTGTCACCAGAGATAGAGAAAGAGATGCAAAGAACTCCATATTACATGCAGCACAAACAAGAGGAGATATTCAACTGCAGGCTACATGGAGAGCATTGTTGGTATACGATGAAATAGAACCATGGATTGACAGTCAGGGAGTTTATAGTATTTTTTGGTGGGATAATGCTATGAAGGTACCACCAGTATTTGGATTTATGGCGCCGAATTCAAGAGCGATAAAAGTTTTATATACAAAACAGCAGAAAGAAATCAACGAATGGGGACAAGCAAACTGGCAGCCTTCTCATGAGGTGGAACAAGTGCAGCAACCAGTACCAGAGTATCATCCAGTACCAGAAGAAAATATAAATGCCGGAAACGAAGAATGGAGAAATTATAGTTTGTTGGGAAAATTAAGATTTTTCTATCAGCACAATGGCTTAAAGAAAACAATTACATATTCATGTGGTAAAGTGATTAAAGGGATTACAGGGAAAGGAAGTAAATAG
- the feoB gene encoding ferrous iron transport protein B: MAIRIALAGNPNCGKTTMFNALTGANQYVGNWPGVTVEKKEGKIKGKKGNREEIFVTDLPGIYSLSPYTLEEVVSRDYLLKEKPDVILNLVDATNIERNLYLTTQLMETGVPVVVALNMADLLEKNEIQIDIRRLSTLLGCPVVKTSALKGIGLQEAIQEAVRCAKQEEQVLPKRIFSRDMESAIAKTEGLLQGIVEETKLRWYAVKLLERDGKVLEELSLDFQISKRIEQEAAFLEKKEDDDMESIITDERYSFIQKVVASAVRKKVGKLTMSDKIDRIVTNRILGLPIFLLVMGLVYYVSVSTAGTMATDWTNDTFVVAIQEAASGLLAAAGAGDLIISLVVDGIIGGIGAVLGFVPQMAILFLFLSVLEDCGYMVRIAFVMDRIFRHFGLSGKSFIPLLISSGCGIPGIMASKTIENDNDRRLTIMTATFVPCGAKLPVIALMGGVMVSYTTGSYEVGGLMAPLMYLLGISAVLVSAIMLKKTKPFSGEPAPFVMELPQYHIPSLKTVLLHVWERLKGFVVKAGTILFLACVVMWFLGGFGFTESGFGMVEDSNNSLLAAMGGILAPIFAPLGFGEWQPVAAALSGFTAKEAIVSTMGVLANVGSSLSEDPVTVGAAIQTWFPGALAAFTFLLFNLLDSPCLAAIATMAQQMQSRKWFWFAILFQNVFAYLVCLSIYQIGLLITSGVFTVGSAAGILAAAVMLFFLLRPDPYKHKRADTKTSVQAAG; this comes from the coding sequence ATGGCAATAAGGATTGCACTCGCCGGAAACCCAAACTGCGGAAAAACGACCATGTTTAATGCACTAACCGGCGCGAATCAGTATGTTGGGAACTGGCCGGGGGTTACGGTGGAAAAGAAAGAGGGGAAAATCAAAGGGAAGAAAGGAAACAGGGAAGAAATCTTTGTGACAGACCTGCCGGGTATCTATTCACTCTCTCCGTATACACTGGAGGAGGTTGTAAGCCGGGATTATCTGTTAAAAGAAAAGCCTGACGTGATTTTAAATCTGGTAGATGCCACTAATATTGAGCGAAATCTGTATCTGACCACACAGCTTATGGAAACAGGGGTGCCGGTGGTGGTTGCTCTGAATATGGCAGACCTGCTGGAAAAAAATGAGATTCAGATTGATATACGGCGCTTGAGTACTCTGCTTGGCTGTCCGGTGGTAAAGACTTCTGCGCTGAAAGGAATAGGTCTGCAGGAAGCCATACAGGAGGCAGTCCGCTGTGCAAAGCAGGAAGAACAGGTATTGCCCAAAAGGATTTTTAGCAGGGACATGGAAAGCGCCATTGCAAAAACGGAAGGACTTTTGCAGGGAATCGTAGAAGAAACCAAGCTTCGCTGGTATGCTGTAAAACTGTTGGAAAGAGATGGAAAGGTGTTGGAGGAACTTTCCCTGGATTTTCAGATAAGCAAGCGGATTGAGCAGGAAGCAGCATTTCTGGAGAAAAAAGAGGACGATGATATGGAGAGCATTATCACAGATGAGCGTTATTCTTTTATCCAGAAGGTGGTTGCATCTGCTGTGAGAAAGAAGGTTGGTAAACTGACCATGTCAGATAAGATTGACCGGATTGTGACAAACCGTATTTTAGGTCTTCCCATTTTCCTTCTTGTTATGGGTCTGGTATATTATGTTTCTGTAAGTACAGCAGGAACCATGGCAACGGATTGGACCAATGATACTTTTGTAGTTGCCATACAGGAGGCAGCTTCCGGCTTGCTGGCGGCCGCGGGAGCAGGGGATTTGATTATCAGTTTAGTAGTTGACGGGATTATCGGTGGGATAGGTGCTGTACTGGGCTTTGTACCGCAGATGGCAATTTTATTCTTGTTTTTATCCGTTTTAGAAGACTGTGGGTACATGGTTCGTATCGCGTTTGTTATGGATCGTATTTTCCGCCATTTTGGACTTTCCGGAAAAAGTTTTATTCCTCTGTTGATTTCTTCTGGCTGTGGGATTCCGGGTATTATGGCGTCAAAAACCATTGAAAATGACAATGACAGGCGTTTGACCATTATGACAGCAACCTTTGTTCCCTGTGGAGCTAAGCTTCCGGTAATTGCACTCATGGGTGGCGTTATGGTGAGCTATACCACAGGCAGCTACGAGGTGGGCGGACTTATGGCGCCGCTTATGTATTTGCTGGGAATCTCAGCCGTGTTGGTATCTGCAATTATGTTGAAAAAGACAAAGCCCTTCTCCGGTGAACCGGCGCCCTTTGTTATGGAGCTTCCGCAGTACCATATTCCTTCTTTAAAAACCGTGCTTTTGCATGTGTGGGAAAGACTGAAGGGATTCGTTGTAAAAGCGGGTACCATTTTGTTTCTTGCCTGTGTGGTTATGTGGTTTTTGGGTGGCTTTGGATTTACGGAAAGCGGCTTCGGCATGGTAGAGGACAGTAATAACAGTCTTCTGGCAGCTATGGGCGGTATACTTGCACCGATTTTTGCACCTCTTGGATTTGGGGAGTGGCAGCCAGTGGCAGCAGCGCTTTCCGGCTTTACGGCAAAGGAAGCCATTGTTTCTACCATGGGTGTTCTGGCAAATGTGGGCAGCAGTCTTTCCGAAGACCCTGTAACCGTGGGAGCGGCAATCCAGACCTGGTTTCCGGGCGCTCTGGCAGCTTTTACCTTCCTGCTGTTTAATCTTCTGGACTCTCCGTGTCTGGCAGCGATTGCAACTATGGCACAGCAGATGCAGTCCAGAAAATGGTTCTGGTTTGCTATTTTGTTCCAGAATGTATTTGCTTACCTGGTGTGCCTGAGTATTTATCAGATTGGGCTTTTGATAACCAGTGGAGTCTTTACTGTGGGCTCTGCAGCAGGGATTCTGGCAGCGGCAGTGATGCTGTTTTTCCTGCTTCGTCCAGACCCCTATAAGCATAAAAGAGCAGATACAAAGACATCGGTACAGGCAGCAGGATAA
- a CDS encoding glycosyltransferase family 2 protein, giving the protein MAQPLVSVLIPVYNVEEYLERCLDSVLNQSLTRIEVICVNDGSTDKSLEILKKYQENDSRVIIVSKENGGLPSARNAGIERARGEYIGFVDSDDYVQPDMFEKLYNTAKKEKSDVVVCGANILPETPRASDWLYACLSPGYRKYDKFDANMLFHDMTVTPFLWRTLIKKSLIDKYNLRLNETIMIGEDKAFQCKVYPLAESITVIPDKLYNYFWCREGSLMNQTVYGDPEKKVLEHGRLIADIAETVMKYQEKEHIKEAFLEWSIPFLYDDFIFLSLENKVDLATKMIDVWNKCGYPEYKFDMPEWKREMVDYFEQVAQEEKIIPRLSLVIPVDIEAEYLEETIANILEQSLEEMEILLVNNGTKNENYAILHKYLFKDKRIRLLNIAHTSYAEALNRGMNLARAKYITFMETYDWYENKSSLKEWIEYTESENVDVCGSMYCMKNVPGALAGEYRSISNPEENIGKYLESDFHSMIFRTEYLRKNEILFHESTILTGFEFLAFACLHTERRAWYQNITYIHRNIHRPDWISTEKCKIVLNIFVKLMRLSIEKNCAYLQVKILEMLNGDELGKIIVNNTRAFKASPSEFPNGENSQVEAVDSLLRIASLTNVDFLKKHGYSVEKTYIKTLYEVIKERQKFLAELSSQR; this is encoded by the coding sequence ATGGCGCAACCATTAGTATCGGTATTAATACCAGTTTATAATGTAGAAGAATATCTTGAAAGATGCTTGGATAGTGTTTTAAATCAATCATTAACCAGAATAGAAGTCATTTGTGTAAATGATGGTTCTACAGATAAAAGTCTGGAAATCTTAAAAAAATATCAGGAGAATGATTCTAGAGTTATTATTGTAAGCAAAGAAAATGGAGGGCTTCCTTCTGCCAGAAATGCAGGAATTGAAAGAGCCAGAGGAGAATATATTGGTTTTGTGGATTCTGATGATTATGTACAGCCGGATATGTTTGAGAAACTTTATAACACTGCAAAAAAGGAAAAATCAGATGTAGTGGTATGCGGCGCCAATATTTTGCCGGAAACGCCAAGGGCAAGTGATTGGCTGTATGCATGTCTTTCTCCCGGATATAGAAAATATGATAAATTTGATGCAAATATGTTGTTTCATGATATGACAGTGACACCATTTCTTTGGAGAACTTTAATTAAAAAGTCTTTAATAGATAAATATAATCTGCGTCTGAATGAAACGATTATGATTGGAGAGGATAAAGCTTTTCAATGTAAAGTATATCCTTTAGCAGAGTCTATTACTGTTATTCCGGATAAATTATACAATTATTTTTGGTGCAGAGAAGGTTCTTTGATGAATCAGACTGTTTATGGAGATCCTGAAAAAAAGGTATTAGAACACGGGCGACTGATAGCAGATATTGCTGAAACTGTTATGAAATATCAGGAAAAGGAACATATCAAAGAGGCATTTCTGGAATGGAGTATACCATTTTTATATGATGATTTTATTTTTCTTTCATTAGAAAATAAAGTTGATTTGGCTACGAAAATGATTGACGTATGGAATAAATGTGGTTATCCTGAATATAAGTTTGATATGCCGGAATGGAAACGGGAAATGGTGGATTATTTTGAACAGGTGGCACAGGAAGAAAAGATAATTCCAAGGCTTTCTTTGGTAATTCCAGTCGATATTGAGGCAGAATATCTGGAAGAAACGATAGCTAATATATTAGAACAATCTTTAGAAGAAATGGAAATTCTGCTTGTGAATAATGGTACGAAAAATGAAAATTATGCAATTCTTCATAAGTATTTATTTAAGGATAAGAGGATTCGTCTTTTAAATATAGCGCATACTTCTTATGCAGAAGCCTTGAATAGAGGAATGAATCTTGCAAGAGCAAAATATATCACCTTTATGGAAACATATGATTGGTATGAAAATAAAAGCAGCTTGAAAGAATGGATTGAGTACACAGAATCCGAAAATGTAGATGTATGTGGAAGCATGTATTGTATGAAAAATGTTCCAGGAGCATTGGCTGGAGAATATCGTAGTATTTCTAATCCGGAAGAAAATATTGGGAAATATTTAGAAAGTGATTTTCACAGTATGATTTTCAGGACAGAGTATTTAAGAAAAAATGAAATACTTTTCCATGAAAGTACAATTTTAACAGGTTTTGAATTTTTGGCATTTGCATGTCTGCATACAGAGCGTAGGGCTTGGTATCAGAATATTACCTATATACATCGTAACATACACAGACCAGACTGGATAAGTACAGAAAAATGTAAAATTGTTTTAAACATTTTTGTGAAATTAATGAGATTATCAATAGAAAAGAACTGTGCATATTTACAGGTGAAAATTCTTGAAATGTTAAATGGAGATGAATTAGGAAAAATTATTGTTAATAATACAAGAGCATTTAAAGCTTCGCCATCTGAATTCCCAAATGGTGAAAACAGTCAAGTAGAAGCTGTAGATTCACTCTTAAGAATAGCAAGTTTAACAAATGTAGATTTTCTGAAAAAACATGGATATTCTGTAGAAAAAACATATATTAAAACTTTATACGAAGTAATAAAAGAACGACAGAAGTTTTTGGCTGAATTATCCAGTCAGAGATAG
- a CDS encoding FeoA family protein, which produces MTLRDARVGTTVVVSKIEGEGAYKRRIMDMGITKGCEIYVRKVAPLGDPVEITVRGYELSLRKQDAQCIQLQ; this is translated from the coding sequence ATGACGTTAAGAGATGCAAGGGTAGGAACCACTGTAGTGGTTTCCAAAATTGAAGGGGAGGGTGCGTATAAACGCCGGATTATGGATATGGGTATTACAAAGGGCTGTGAAATCTATGTTCGTAAGGTGGCGCCTCTTGGTGACCCGGTAGAGATTACCGTTCGCGGATATGAGCTTTCCCTGAGAAAGCAGGACGCTCAATGTATACAGCTACAGTAA